The following DNA comes from Halobacillus litoralis.
TGACTAAGAAAGCACTGCTCCCATTAGGGTTTCCGGTCATTATTATCGGAGGTATATATACGGGCCTCTTCAGCCCCACAGAAGCGGCTGGAATGTCTGTTCTTTACGCCTTTGTATTAGAAGTATTGATCTACCGTTCGGTGCATCTGAAAGAATTACCTAAAATCGCACGTTCCACAGGACTGGTTACTTCGGCAGTATTTGTTCTTGTTGCCGGCGGGCAGGCTTTTACATGGGTGATTTCATTCGCTAGGATTCCTCAAATGATTACCGAGACTGTCCTGGGTACAGATCCCAGTGCCATTTATATTCTTCTGATGGTGACGATTTTCTTCTTTATCGGTTGTATGTTCGTGGACCCGATAGTCGTCATTTTGATTTTGACCCCGATCTTTTATCCAGCTGCCATGAGTGCAGGCATCGACCCGGTTCACCTGGGTGTTGTAATTACTTTCCAAGCAGCACTTGGATCAGCTACACCGCCGTTCGGAGTCGATATATTCACAGCCAGTGCGGTGTTTAATAAACCGTACCTTGAAGTAATCAAAGGCACACCACCGTATATCATCATGATGGTTGCCATATCATTTTTACTTATCTTTTTTGAAGAACTTTCACTCCTTTTACTTTGAGGAGTTGAAAGCTGATATAAAAAATATGGGGAGGTCATTGGTATTTTTAAGAAAAAGAGTATTTTTACTTTATTGTCGTTAGTTATGATAAGCATGATTCTTGCAGCTTGTGGCGGAAGTGACGAGGGTGAAGGAAGTGCAGATGGCGGCGAGACATATAATTGGAAATTCGTAACCGAAGAAGTGGATGGTCAAGTCCAGTATGAATATGCGGAAGAGTTTGCAAAACGAATGAATGAAAAATCTGATGGTGCCGTAAATATTGATGTGTATGAATTTGGCGGACTTGGAAGTGAAACAGACCAAGTCGAACAGTTGCAGGGCGGTACGGTGGAAATGGCCGTCATGTCCCCTGGTTTTACAGGGAATATGGTAAAAGAAGGACAAGTTTTTGCATTGCACTTCTTGTTTCCTGATAGTGTAGAGAAAACACAAGAAATATTGAACGATAGTGAAGCTTTAAATACTGATCTGCGAGAACTGTATGAAGAACATAGCATTACTCCACTTTCCTATTGGTCAGAGGGTGCGATGCAGTGGACATCCAGCAAACCGATTTCTGAGCCGGCAGATTTTGAAAATTTCAAAATGCGTACACAGACATCACCTTTGATCCTGAAATCTTATGAA
Coding sequences within:
- a CDS encoding TRAP transporter large permease gives rise to the protein MIATMLTIMVVLLLLNFPMMIPLMVAPLVIMFLYFPNLDPMILMQQFSTGIEPYVLLAVPLFIFAADIMTTGKTSNRLLDFIGSFIGHIRGGYAVTTAAACTLFGAISGSTQATVVAIGKPMRERLLKIGYKDPTAMALIINSSDVALLVPPSIGMIIYGLVSGTSVGDLFIAGIIPGVIVFLSFSIYSIIYAKMADIPLANKASWSERLHLTKKALLPLGFPVIIIGGIYTGLFSPTEAAGMSVLYAFVLEVLIYRSVHLKELPKIARSTGLVTSAVFVLVAGGQAFTWVISFARIPQMITETVLGTDPSAIYILLMVTIFFFIGCMFVDPIVVILILTPIFYPAAMSAGIDPVHLGVVITFQAALGSATPPFGVDIFTASAVFNKPYLEVIKGTPPYIIMMVAISFLLIFFEELSLLLL
- a CDS encoding DctP family TRAP transporter solute-binding subunit is translated as MISMILAACGGSDEGEGSADGGETYNWKFVTEEVDGQVQYEYAEEFAKRMNEKSDGAVNIDVYEFGGLGSETDQVEQLQGGTVEMAVMSPGFTGNMVKEGQVFALHFLFPDSVEKTQEILNDSEALNTDLRELYEEHSITPLSYWSEGAMQWTSSKPISEPADFENFKMRTQTSPLILKSYEAYGAEPTPMSWSELYTALDRGTVEGQENPIFFIGDASFHEVQDYMTISNHNNYVAMTTVNTDWYNGLDDEMKSMVDETVEEMQSWVFDEQKKQNQEYLETIKNDTENPTEIIELTEEQRQMFKDKAEPVREFYREEVSTVDGQILDKLLEEIEAAGE